A single region of the Triticum dicoccoides isolate Atlit2015 ecotype Zavitan chromosome 2B, WEW_v2.0, whole genome shotgun sequence genome encodes:
- the LOC119363910 gene encoding 60S ribosomal protein L13a-4-like, with amino-acid sequence MVSGSGVSARRVVVDARHHMLGRLASIVAKELLNGQRVVVVRCEEMCISGGLVRQKMKYLRFLRKRMNTKPSHGPIHFRAPSRIFWRTVRGMIPHKTPRGEAALARLKAFEGVPPPYDRTKRMVIPDALKVLRLQPGHRYCLLGELSKEVGWNYHETIKELEEKRKEKAKVSYDRRKQLAKLRVKAEKAAEEKLGSQLDILAPIKY; translated from the exons ATGGTGTCCGGCTCCGGTGTGTCCGCTCGTCGCGTGGTGGTGGATGCGCGCCACCACATGCTGGGTCGCCTTGCGTCGATCGTGGCCAAGGAGCTGCTCAACGGGCAGCGCGTGGTGGTGGTCCGGTGCGAGGAGATGTGCATCTCCGGCGGGCTGGTCCGTCAGAAGATGAAGTACCTCCGCTTCCTCCGCAAGCGGATGAACACCAAGCCCTCGCACGGCCCCATCCACTTCCGCGCCCCCTCGCGCATTTTCTGGCGCACCGTGCGCGGCATGATCCCGCACAAGACGCCCCGCGGCGAGGCTGCGCTCGCCAGGCTCAAGGCGTTCGAGGGCGTCCCGCCGCCTTACGATCGCACCAAGCGTATGGTCATCCCCGACGCGCTCAA GGTTCTGAGGCTGCAGCCGGGGCACAGGTACTGTCTGCTCGGCGAGCTTTCCAAGGAGGTCGGATGGAACTACCATGAAACTATCAAG GAACTGGAGGAGAAGAGAAAGGAGAAGGCTAAGGTGTCGTACGACAGGAGGAAGCAACTGGCCAAGCTGCGCGTCAAGGCTGAGAAGGCTGCCGAGGAGAAGCTGGGTTCTCAGTTGGACATCCTGGCACCAATCAAATACTAG